The proteins below are encoded in one region of Lactuca sativa cultivar Salinas chromosome 3, Lsat_Salinas_v11, whole genome shotgun sequence:
- the LOC111911629 gene encoding CBS domain-containing protein CBSX1, chloroplastic: MASIPPLTDPLSSSLLRSTTASVPTTAFFHRQMPCLISSPPVLAARLSSPCRLTDPRRPSLTVAAATTLMSNSAQPKSGVLIVGDFMTKKEELHVVKPTTTVDEALKSLVENRITGFPVIDENWKLVGVVSDYDLLALDSISGTGRADTDMFPEVDSTWKTFNEVQKLLSKTDGKVVGDLMTSAPLVVRETTNLEDAARLLLETKYRRLPVVDDEGKLVGIITRGNVVRAALKIKKENEMK; this comes from the exons ATGGCTTCAATTCCTCCGCTTACCGATCCCCTATCTTCTTCCCTACTCCGTTCTACAACCGCCTCCGTTCCCACCACCGCCTTCTTCCACCGTCAGATGCCGTGTCTAATCTCATCTCCTCCCGTGCTCGCCGCTAGGCTTTCTTCTCCTTGCCGCCTTACAGATCCTCGCAGACCATCTCTCACCGTCGCTGCGGCTACTACTTTGATGTCCAATTCCGCGCAG CCGAAAAGTGGAGTTTTAATTGTAGGTGATTTTATGACCAAAAAAGAGGAATTACACGTGGTAAAACCCACAACAACTGTAGATGAAG CACTTAAATCTCTAGTGGAGAACAGAATAACCGGCTTCCCTGTAATCGATGAGAACTGGAAATTA GTTGGGGTTGTATCAGATTATGACTTATTAGCCTTGGATTCTATATCAG GGACTGGGAGAGCTGACACTGACATGTTCCCTGAGGTCGATAGCACTTGGAAA aCATTCAACGAAGTACAAAAACTACTGAGTAAAACCGACGGAAAAGTGGTTGGTGATTTGATGACGTCAGCGCCATTAGTAGTTCGTGAAACCACCAATCTCGAGGATGCCGCAAG ATTGTTGCTCGAAACTAAATATCGACGCCTACCTGTCGTAGATGATGAGGGAAAGTTg gTGGGGATTATTACGAGAGGGAATGTGGTAAGAGCAgccctaaaaataaaaaaagaaaacgaAATGAAATGA